A DNA window from Candidatus Baltobacteraceae bacterium contains the following coding sequences:
- the rplX gene encoding 50S ribosomal protein L24 — protein MAIKTNIIKGDTVLVRRGKEKGKRGTVKAVNRILGTATVEGINIVKRHTKQGTKSGNMASQQTGGIIEKESPMPISVLQYVCEKCKAPTRVRRTRTADGKVHRVCARCDEPARESAKGA, from the coding sequence TCATTAAGGGCGACACGGTGCTCGTGCGCCGCGGTAAGGAGAAGGGTAAGCGCGGCACGGTCAAGGCCGTGAACCGCATTCTCGGCACCGCGACGGTCGAGGGCATCAACATCGTCAAGCGGCACACGAAGCAAGGCACGAAGTCCGGTAACATGGCGAGCCAGCAAACCGGCGGCATCATCGAGAAAGAATCGCCGATGCCCATTTCGGTGCTGCAATACGTCTGCGAAAAATGCAAAGCGCCGACCCGCGTGCGCCGCACGCGCACGGCCGACGGCAAGGTGCATCGCGTTTGCGCGCGCTGCGACGAACCGGCGCGCGAATCGGCGAAGGGAGCGTAA